Proteins co-encoded in one Gracilimonas sp. genomic window:
- a CDS encoding sigma-54 dependent transcriptional regulator yields the protein MKHSILVVDDDELLLGFMEEILTKEGFKVHAFESPVKATEYLEKNSVDLVITDVKMNEMTGDEVLANVKKNYPDTGVIMITGFGNINHAVRALHKGAFDYMTKPFKAKEILYRVNRYFNADPEERDKKPKSVAHSPREDKKGDLVSPVDNSDETENKFIGNDPQIKKLMRIIPQIARNTAPVLIQGESGTGKEVFAHQIHVNSNRAQGPYIKINCANLPSELVESTLFGHLEGSFTGATSDRQGAFDAAEGGTLLLDEITEIKLNVQAKLLRVLQENEFYRVGSQEPVKADVRILATSNRNIAEAISEKQFREDLYYRLNVFPVEIPPLRDRKTDIPVLANYFVEHYSTKYGLEKKELSEELLNHLVQQEWRGNVRELNNKIHRGIILAQDSDKITMEHINHEMFSSVDDNLNKEVLATDLPLMSIEDMELQLIQKALEHTQGNQKKAAKLLGISDRTIRNKLKNLEEDED from the coding sequence ATGAAACACTCCATTCTTGTTGTTGATGATGACGAACTCCTGCTCGGTTTTATGGAGGAGATATTAACAAAAGAAGGATTTAAGGTTCACGCTTTTGAATCGCCTGTAAAAGCCACTGAATATCTCGAAAAAAATAGTGTAGATCTGGTCATCACCGATGTTAAAATGAATGAAATGACCGGTGATGAAGTGCTTGCCAACGTGAAGAAGAATTACCCGGATACCGGTGTTATTATGATTACCGGCTTTGGGAACATCAACCACGCCGTACGAGCTCTCCACAAAGGGGCATTTGATTACATGACCAAGCCCTTTAAAGCCAAAGAGATTCTATATCGCGTTAACCGTTATTTTAATGCGGATCCGGAAGAACGAGACAAAAAGCCCAAATCAGTGGCTCACTCTCCCCGGGAAGACAAAAAAGGCGACCTGGTAAGCCCGGTTGACAATTCCGACGAAACGGAAAATAAGTTTATCGGAAACGATCCACAGATTAAAAAGCTGATGCGGATCATTCCTCAAATTGCCCGGAATACTGCTCCTGTATTAATTCAGGGAGAAAGCGGAACCGGGAAAGAAGTATTCGCCCATCAGATTCATGTTAACAGTAACCGCGCGCAGGGACCGTATATCAAAATTAATTGTGCGAACCTCCCCTCCGAGCTGGTTGAAAGCACATTATTCGGACACCTCGAAGGCTCTTTCACCGGGGCAACCTCAGACCGGCAGGGAGCTTTTGATGCTGCTGAAGGCGGCACCCTTTTGCTGGATGAGATCACAGAAATTAAACTAAACGTTCAGGCTAAACTGCTTCGTGTTTTGCAGGAGAATGAATTTTACCGGGTGGGAAGTCAGGAGCCGGTTAAAGCAGATGTGCGTATCCTGGCCACATCAAACCGAAACATTGCGGAAGCTATTTCAGAGAAGCAATTCCGGGAAGACTTGTACTACCGTTTGAATGTATTTCCTGTTGAAATTCCGCCGCTCAGGGATCGTAAAACCGACATCCCGGTTTTGGCCAATTATTTTGTAGAACACTATTCAACGAAATACGGGCTGGAGAAAAAAGAACTTTCGGAAGAGCTCCTAAATCATCTTGTTCAGCAAGAATGGCGCGGAAACGTGAGAGAATTGAATAATAAAATTCACCGCGGCATTATCTTAGCCCAAGACAGTGATAAAATCACCATGGAGCATATCAATCATGAAATGTTCTCCAGCGTGGATGATAACCTGAATAAAGAAGTTCTTGCCACCGACCTCCCACTAATGTCGATTGAAGACATGGAGCTGCAGCTGATCCAGAAAGCCCTCGAACATACGCAGGGAAACCAGAAGAAAGCTGCAAAATTATTGGGCATTTCTGACCGCACCATCCGAAACAAGCTTAAAAACCTGGAAGAAGACGAGGATTAA
- the fliD gene encoding flagellar filament capping protein FliD: MSQTSSYESFVTQLVNIESQKMLRMEVQVRDEKESKSAVGTVSKAISDFENIIKELETPSNRSFEPFKTTSSDDSVVQVNSASGLDNESAFNITVERLAKNDTALSETMTGAGYELAAQGDGSVTLTIGDKTETINVVTTKDDGSGGTVNKTNQEILESFETEIESLFGDEASASVFNLDGENIQFSLKSLETGYDNRIQFSGATGVLAGVTGNMTHLTPQAELDAQFIIDGVTFNRAENIVDDAIEGLSFTMKKATGVAEQMTVERDTEAAKSNLQDFINAYNEMNETIRERTFINPETGNKGPLQGVRSVRNLTINLRQTAILSLGGVAEGEVASFADMGITFENNGKMVIDDSSKLDDILNQNPEQIANFFTNENSPVAMMKARAESYTEADGILSAIESGLDQKIDRLDRRIASERKYLEEYEAEQRRIFNELDLILEEGQAQFDAVYNFMSGY; the protein is encoded by the coding sequence ATGAGTCAAACAAGTTCGTACGAGTCGTTCGTAACGCAGCTTGTTAATATTGAAAGCCAGAAAATGCTTCGGATGGAAGTGCAGGTTCGGGATGAGAAAGAATCAAAGTCTGCCGTTGGAACCGTGAGTAAGGCGATCTCTGATTTTGAGAATATCATTAAGGAGCTTGAAACCCCAAGCAACCGGTCTTTTGAACCGTTTAAAACTACTTCCAGTGATGATTCGGTTGTGCAGGTAAACTCCGCTTCCGGTTTAGATAATGAATCAGCTTTCAATATCACCGTAGAAAGGCTCGCTAAAAACGACACCGCACTCTCCGAAACGATGACCGGTGCCGGCTATGAACTCGCCGCACAGGGAGATGGCTCCGTGACACTGACCATTGGTGACAAGACTGAGACTATAAATGTTGTAACCACCAAAGACGATGGCAGCGGCGGCACGGTAAATAAAACCAACCAGGAAATCCTGGAATCGTTTGAAACTGAAATTGAAAGTCTCTTTGGTGATGAAGCCAGTGCCAGCGTTTTTAACCTGGATGGCGAAAATATTCAGTTCTCCCTTAAAAGTCTTGAAACCGGCTACGACAACCGTATTCAATTTAGCGGAGCCACCGGTGTATTAGCAGGCGTTACCGGGAACATGACTCACCTCACTCCCCAAGCCGAGTTAGATGCTCAGTTTATTATTGATGGAGTGACTTTTAACCGCGCCGAAAATATCGTTGACGATGCTATCGAAGGACTCTCCTTCACTATGAAGAAAGCCACCGGAGTAGCGGAACAAATGACGGTTGAGCGTGATACTGAAGCTGCAAAATCTAACCTGCAGGACTTCATCAATGCCTATAATGAAATGAACGAGACCATTCGGGAGCGTACATTCATTAATCCTGAAACCGGAAATAAAGGCCCCCTTCAGGGAGTGAGATCGGTCCGAAATCTGACTATTAACTTACGGCAAACAGCTATTCTGTCGTTAGGCGGTGTTGCTGAAGGTGAGGTCGCCAGTTTTGCCGACATGGGCATCACGTTCGAGAATAACGGAAAGATGGTTATCGATGATTCCTCTAAACTGGATGACATCCTGAACCAGAACCCCGAGCAGATTGCCAATTTCTTTACCAACGAGAACTCTCCGGTGGCCATGATGAAGGCACGGGCCGAATCATACACAGAAGCAGATGGAATCCTCTCTGCGATTGAAAGCGGACTGGATCAAAAAATTGACCGTTTAGACCGGCGTATAGCCAGTGAACGGAAATACCTGGAAGAATATGAAGCCGAGCAGCGCCGAATATTTAATGAGCTGGACCTGATTCTCGAAGAAGGACAAGCTCAGTTCGATGCGGTTTATAACTTCATGTCCGGTTATTAA
- a CDS encoding flagellar export chaperone FliS has translation MRDPQLVYQKQSVMNASPLKLVVKMYDLVIQASYREDQGKVKAILSELIQGLNFDYEPAGQLFELYRYCQDLARKQRFEEIREILEPLRETWEEVANQKQPSPSVVQQ, from the coding sequence ATGCGAGATCCACAATTAGTCTATCAAAAACAATCTGTGATGAATGCTTCCCCGCTGAAGCTGGTAGTGAAGATGTATGACCTGGTTATACAGGCCTCCTACCGCGAAGATCAGGGAAAAGTAAAAGCCATTCTATCTGAATTGATACAAGGATTGAATTTTGATTATGAACCCGCCGGTCAGCTTTTTGAGCTTTACCGGTATTGCCAGGACCTGGCCCGGAAGCAGCGGTTTGAAGAAATCCGTGAAATCCTGGAGCCTTTAAGAGAAACCTGGGAAGAAGTTGCCAATCAAAAACAACCTTCCCCCTCTGTAGTTCAGCAATAA
- a CDS encoding FkbM family methyltransferase has protein sequence MKVELARAQKLLDQRYPDPDEAIKLLDPLLRRESKHWLVYYFLGIAQMQKSNFEKAIGYFEKSIGEHDQNSQTYLLVARCYYELQDFENAERFGKAAVQLNQELLDAWMFMGQLYWDQALLNKAIQCYTIANKLDPKNYLIAYNIGQIYADQGDYKKALELYDITLQMEPKLIDAGIKKAQIYQSIGEHEQAEEAIGKVLEIDSENLLALSVLSLLYRAMGRYSEAIELNERLLDRYPNDGNVRVNYALCLVETGQYDEAEKNYRRALKDAPETQQSLSNYLMGIHYNPKRTKEEIFEAHSLWDQYYAPEERPERPVPANNDKDKKLRVGFISGGFKKHPVGWMITSALEELPKDEIATYIYTTDTYHDSLTKRIREASAKWTSVVGYSDEVVAQIIKDDEIDILVELSGHSSGNRLKTVALEPAPITIKWVGGLFNTSGLQSMDYLLTDAKESPEGEEPFYTEKLVRMPDDYVCYTLPNYDIDLAEAPVTQNGYITFGCFNNPTKINTQLLSKWAEILKQVPDSRLFLKSKQYDTELVRERITQHLAECGIEEDRVIFEGYSLHNELLECYNKIDIALDPWPYSGGLTTIEALWMGVPVITNSGPTFAGRHSTSHLTNAGFPEWVTNNWEDYIQKAVSLAGDVDQLSKLRAELRGRLLSSPVCDAQRFARNLANAFREMWLQRVKGYEKNLPEGEWQDHIWVSQKKKEPETQAESLQNGIKDKALKKGIYVNKSLVKFTDTPSDVVEAIVNTQDLKYAEPLSVAIPESELFRLRNIFEDHEYGLPSVFQLNENSVVVDIGGNVGSFSLYARQWNPDCQIHSFEPNPQVFPLLAHNVKGLDNISITKVALSDQNGEINLFQHPRNTGQSSTTVHMKGGHEVTVKMQKSGEALAEKGINKIDVLKIDTEGAEVSILKGMKDLLINTGFIMLEYHSEADRREIDAILSGFSVYASGVSVPCEVGTIKYINNRILNK, from the coding sequence ATGAAAGTAGAATTAGCGCGCGCCCAAAAGTTATTAGATCAGAGATACCCGGATCCGGATGAAGCGATAAAATTGCTTGACCCTTTGCTAAGGCGAGAGTCTAAACACTGGCTGGTCTATTACTTCCTGGGGATTGCTCAAATGCAGAAGTCCAATTTTGAGAAAGCCATTGGGTACTTCGAGAAATCCATCGGTGAGCATGATCAAAACTCCCAGACCTATTTGTTGGTAGCTCGCTGTTATTATGAACTGCAGGATTTCGAAAATGCAGAGCGATTTGGGAAAGCGGCCGTACAGTTGAACCAGGAGCTGTTAGATGCCTGGATGTTTATGGGGCAGCTGTACTGGGATCAGGCATTATTAAATAAAGCCATTCAATGTTACACTATTGCCAATAAACTGGACCCGAAGAATTACCTGATTGCTTACAATATCGGGCAAATTTATGCTGATCAGGGTGACTATAAGAAAGCCCTGGAATTGTACGATATTACCCTGCAAATGGAGCCAAAGCTAATTGATGCCGGTATCAAGAAAGCGCAGATTTACCAGTCGATTGGTGAACATGAGCAGGCGGAAGAAGCCATCGGGAAAGTACTGGAGATTGATAGCGAAAACCTGCTGGCGTTGAGCGTACTCTCTCTGTTATATCGTGCCATGGGTAGATATAGCGAGGCCATTGAATTGAATGAACGTTTGCTGGATCGTTACCCTAACGACGGAAATGTGCGGGTAAATTATGCACTCTGCCTTGTGGAAACCGGCCAATATGATGAAGCGGAGAAGAATTACCGGAGAGCATTAAAGGATGCCCCGGAAACGCAGCAGTCACTTTCCAACTATCTAATGGGGATACATTACAATCCCAAGCGAACCAAAGAAGAGATTTTTGAAGCTCATTCACTTTGGGATCAATATTATGCACCGGAAGAACGGCCCGAACGTCCGGTTCCTGCCAATAATGATAAAGACAAGAAACTGCGTGTTGGGTTTATCTCGGGTGGGTTTAAAAAACACCCGGTAGGCTGGATGATAACATCCGCCCTTGAGGAACTTCCCAAAGATGAAATTGCAACCTATATATATACCACCGATACCTACCACGATTCACTTACTAAACGCATTCGGGAAGCCAGTGCAAAATGGACATCCGTAGTGGGATACAGCGATGAGGTGGTTGCTCAGATTATTAAAGACGATGAGATTGATATCCTGGTAGAGCTTTCCGGACATTCATCAGGGAACCGTTTGAAAACAGTAGCTCTGGAACCAGCCCCAATTACCATAAAATGGGTGGGAGGTTTGTTCAATACTTCAGGGTTACAGTCGATGGATTACCTGCTGACCGATGCGAAAGAATCTCCGGAAGGAGAGGAGCCATTTTACACCGAAAAATTGGTTCGTATGCCGGACGATTATGTTTGTTATACCCTTCCAAACTATGACATTGATTTAGCAGAAGCTCCTGTTACCCAAAATGGATACATCACTTTTGGGTGTTTCAATAACCCTACCAAGATAAACACACAGCTTTTGTCTAAATGGGCAGAAATTCTGAAGCAAGTTCCTGATAGCCGTCTTTTTCTCAAGAGCAAACAGTACGACACGGAATTAGTTAGGGAGCGAATTACTCAACATTTGGCGGAGTGTGGTATTGAGGAAGACAGGGTGATTTTTGAGGGATATTCGCTCCATAATGAACTACTTGAATGCTACAATAAAATTGATATTGCACTGGATCCATGGCCGTATTCCGGTGGATTAACAACCATCGAAGCTTTATGGATGGGCGTGCCGGTAATCACCAATTCAGGTCCTACTTTTGCGGGGCGACACTCTACTTCTCATTTGACGAATGCGGGATTCCCGGAATGGGTGACTAACAACTGGGAAGACTATATACAAAAGGCAGTTTCTCTTGCCGGTGATGTTGATCAATTATCAAAGTTAAGAGCTGAACTTCGGGGACGCCTATTAAGCTCCCCGGTATGCGATGCTCAACGCTTTGCCCGCAACCTGGCGAATGCCTTCCGCGAGATGTGGCTTCAGAGAGTGAAAGGATATGAGAAGAATCTTCCCGAAGGAGAATGGCAGGATCATATTTGGGTGTCACAGAAAAAAAAAGAACCCGAGACCCAAGCTGAATCACTTCAAAACGGAATAAAAGACAAAGCGTTGAAGAAGGGGATTTATGTAAATAAGTCTCTTGTGAAGTTCACGGATACTCCATCAGATGTGGTAGAGGCCATAGTGAATACTCAGGATTTAAAGTATGCGGAACCATTGAGTGTGGCCATTCCGGAATCTGAGCTTTTCAGGTTGAGGAATATATTTGAAGATCATGAATATGGACTCCCTTCAGTTTTTCAGCTGAATGAGAACAGTGTGGTTGTTGATATAGGGGGAAATGTTGGGTCTTTTTCATTATATGCCCGGCAGTGGAATCCGGATTGCCAGATCCACAGTTTTGAGCCCAACCCACAGGTGTTTCCACTTTTGGCTCACAATGTGAAAGGCCTTGATAATATTTCCATTACTAAGGTAGCCCTGAGCGATCAGAATGGTGAAATAAATCTGTTTCAGCACCCAAGGAATACAGGTCAGTCTTCAACGACTGTACACATGAAAGGCGGACATGAGGTTACTGTTAAGATGCAGAAAAGCGGAGAAGCACTTGCTGAGAAAGGAATCAACAAGATCGATGTCCTCAAAATTGATACCGAAGGTGCTGAAGTTTCTATTCTGAAAGGCATGAAAGATCTGCTCATCAACACCGGCTTTATTATGCTCGAATATCATTCAGAAGCAGATCGCCGGGAGATAGATGCCATTCTATCCGGATTCAGCGTGTATGCATCGGGAGTTTCAGTTCCTTGTGAAGTTGGAACCATCAAGTACATCAACAACAGGATTCTAAACAAATAA
- a CDS encoding TDP-N-acetylfucosamine:lipid II N-acetylfucosaminyltransferase, whose amino-acid sequence MKAELEKVRLLLDRAQPDADEAIKVLSLLAEQGNEHWLIDHFLGIAHMVKASYKKAVVYFETSLTKHAENPHAYLQIAKCFNALSDFEQAERYGKAAIQLDQHLLEAWMFMGEIYRGQSDSEKAIQCFTIANKLAPKNHVIAYKLAGIYSEKGDLKKAMELYDIALHMQPNFEVARAEKDKLYTSFGRKSKPRGGKYIHLCFNHLYAKSLSDMLASVNEEYDQQHLLFVESHWAIEEYKPDLSSNEHAAWFNHEYDFPAIINRCLDSDVDAIFVHGLFFNWQKKLIKEIGSKKHIGWIIWGGDLYNPIKIKEPIVDIVEHIDSIHSLVEGDVEVFKKHYGDCPTFRFGYPYPGLYGDIPETIESNDRPRIIVGNSGDYSNNHIEILEALRTKKDVRNYDILLPVSYNLIPEYENAILKWLNAAGMTDCVKLIKNFIEPDKYRVLVDSSDMLITAHNRQQAIGNMLLSLYSGNATVLKKKITVGEKEQMNPTWKMLKKYGLDISGFEEFKKAPSIRSFLRKSQPQKTRNQQIIINEFGLETRAKDLVTSCSTIRERITEHALVN is encoded by the coding sequence GTGAAAGCAGAATTAGAAAAGGTCCGGCTTTTATTGGATCGGGCACAACCCGATGCTGATGAAGCAATAAAGGTTCTGAGCTTATTGGCAGAACAGGGTAATGAGCACTGGCTGATTGATCACTTTCTGGGAATTGCCCACATGGTGAAAGCCAGCTATAAGAAGGCAGTCGTTTACTTTGAAACTTCTCTTACCAAGCATGCGGAAAACCCACATGCTTACTTACAAATTGCCAAATGTTTTAACGCACTTTCAGATTTTGAACAGGCAGAGCGTTATGGAAAAGCAGCCATTCAGTTAGATCAGCATTTGCTGGAGGCCTGGATGTTTATGGGTGAAATTTACCGGGGGCAGTCTGATTCAGAAAAAGCCATTCAGTGTTTTACCATCGCTAATAAACTGGCCCCAAAGAATCATGTTATTGCCTATAAATTAGCCGGAATTTATTCCGAAAAAGGGGACCTCAAGAAAGCAATGGAGCTGTACGATATTGCCCTACATATGCAGCCCAATTTCGAAGTAGCAAGAGCAGAGAAAGATAAGCTCTATACCTCTTTTGGAAGAAAGAGTAAGCCACGAGGCGGAAAATACATTCACCTATGCTTCAACCATTTGTATGCGAAGTCACTATCGGATATGCTGGCTTCTGTGAACGAGGAATATGATCAGCAGCATCTTCTATTTGTAGAATCACACTGGGCCATTGAAGAGTATAAACCTGATTTAAGCAGTAATGAACACGCTGCCTGGTTTAATCATGAGTACGATTTTCCAGCCATTATTAACCGATGCCTGGATTCAGATGTGGATGCAATATTTGTACACGGACTGTTTTTTAACTGGCAGAAAAAACTGATCAAAGAAATCGGTTCAAAAAAACATATTGGATGGATTATCTGGGGTGGTGATCTCTACAATCCCATCAAAATAAAAGAGCCGATAGTAGATATTGTTGAACATATCGACAGTATCCACTCATTGGTTGAAGGCGATGTTGAAGTGTTTAAAAAACATTACGGAGACTGCCCGACTTTCCGATTTGGTTATCCCTATCCGGGACTCTATGGAGATATTCCGGAGACTATCGAAAGTAACGATCGCCCAAGAATTATTGTAGGGAACTCAGGGGACTATTCAAATAATCATATCGAGATTTTGGAGGCACTAAGGACGAAGAAAGATGTAAGAAATTATGATATCCTGCTCCCGGTGTCCTACAACTTAATTCCGGAATATGAGAATGCGATCCTGAAATGGTTAAATGCAGCAGGGATGACGGATTGTGTAAAACTCATCAAAAATTTTATTGAACCGGATAAATACAGAGTTCTCGTGGACTCTTCAGATATGCTGATTACGGCTCATAATCGCCAACAAGCCATCGGGAATATGCTTTTGTCGTTATACAGCGGTAATGCTACTGTTCTAAAAAAGAAGATTACGGTGGGTGAAAAAGAGCAGATGAACCCAACCTGGAAAATGTTGAAAAAATACGGCTTGGATATATCGGGTTTTGAGGAGTTTAAAAAAGCACCATCTATACGATCTTTTCTGAGAAAGTCTCAACCTCAGAAAACCCGAAATCAACAAATTATCATCAATGAATTTGGTTTAGAAACCCGGGCAAAAGATCTGGTAACATCCTGCAGCACAATCAGAGAAAGGATAACTGAACACGCGCTGGTGAATTAA
- the rffA gene encoding dTDP-4-amino-4,6-dideoxygalactose transaminase, whose translation MSKYKIPFNKPFITGNELEYIQDAVDYGKISGNGKYTQKIHRFFERQFGFKKCLLTTSCTDALEMAAILLDVEPGDEIIMPSYTFVSTANAFVLRGAVIRFVDSRKDHPGMDEDKIEELITEKTKAIVVVHYAGVACDMDKVMEIADRYNLFVVEDAAQAINSYYEHADGVRSPLGSIGHLGTFSFHETKNIMAGEGGMLIVNDDRFAERAEIIWEKGTNRTAFFRGEVDKYGWVDIGSSFLPSELNAAFLYAQLMNLIRIQQKRMCIWNRYHRGLVEACRRLGIRRPVIPQYATNNGHMYYVVCQGTQQRDELITYLKERDILSVFHYQSLHSSKFFIDKHDGRELPYSDLYSKNLVRFPLYYELNKAEQNYIIQQINELSVKGTEDQMKKDSITETDNLFCNIRSGKVSLNQLKTPLIQDYKI comes from the coding sequence ATGAGTAAATACAAAATTCCTTTTAACAAACCATTCATAACCGGCAACGAACTTGAATACATTCAGGATGCGGTAGATTATGGGAAGATTTCCGGGAATGGAAAGTACACTCAGAAAATTCATCGGTTTTTTGAGCGGCAGTTTGGGTTTAAGAAATGCCTGCTTACTACATCCTGCACTGATGCTCTCGAAATGGCTGCTATCCTATTAGATGTGGAACCCGGTGATGAAATCATCATGCCGTCCTATACTTTTGTTTCCACAGCTAATGCTTTTGTTTTGCGTGGTGCGGTTATTCGTTTTGTGGATTCCAGAAAAGACCACCCCGGAATGGATGAGGATAAGATTGAAGAGCTGATCACCGAAAAAACAAAAGCTATTGTAGTAGTACACTATGCCGGAGTTGCTTGTGATATGGACAAAGTGATGGAAATAGCAGATCGATATAACTTGTTTGTTGTGGAAGATGCTGCCCAGGCCATTAACAGTTATTACGAACATGCGGATGGAGTTAGGAGTCCGCTGGGCTCCATAGGACATTTGGGGACATTCTCATTCCACGAAACCAAAAATATTATGGCCGGCGAAGGGGGGATGCTGATTGTAAATGATGATCGTTTTGCCGAGAGGGCCGAAATCATTTGGGAGAAGGGAACCAACCGAACGGCATTCTTCAGAGGTGAAGTGGATAAATACGGCTGGGTAGATATCGGTTCTTCGTTCTTGCCTTCAGAACTGAATGCTGCTTTTCTATATGCACAGTTGATGAACCTGATTCGGATTCAGCAAAAGAGAATGTGTATTTGGAACCGATATCATAGAGGTTTGGTTGAAGCCTGCCGGCGCTTGGGAATCCGCAGACCTGTCATCCCACAGTATGCTACCAATAATGGCCATATGTATTATGTGGTATGCCAAGGCACACAACAACGCGACGAGCTTATTACATATTTAAAGGAGAGAGACATATTGAGTGTATTTCATTATCAGTCGCTGCACTCTTCAAAATTCTTTATAGACAAACACGATGGAAGAGAACTTCCATATTCTGATTTGTATTCGAAAAACCTCGTTCGCTTTCCTCTTTACTACGAGCTTAATAAAGCTGAACAGAACTACATTATTCAACAAATAAATGAATTGAGTGTTAAGGGAACAGAAGACCAAATGAAGAAGGATAGTATAACAGAAACCGATAATCTGTTTTGCAACATCAGGTCGGGCAAGGTTTCTCTCAATCAATTAAAAACACCGCTAATACAGGACTACAAGATATAA
- a CDS encoding class I SAM-dependent methyltransferase, producing the protein MEKSKNFKQQEIQLIIKRVSQFLQNNRAEREAQIPKVALKNENVANCTLLLNREMLLEKMKKNSVVAEIGVDEGHFSRLIRNVVQPKKFHLVDIWGTDRFHEGKYQDVKACFQDEIDEGKVQIHRKLSTEAAVDFEDGYFDWIYIDTDHSYETTRDELNKYAPKVKKGGIIAGHDYVTGNWITTYRYGVIEAVHEFCVKNHWELLYITVEPTENQSFAIRKIQDS; encoded by the coding sequence ATGGAGAAATCGAAAAACTTTAAGCAGCAGGAAATTCAACTCATCATTAAGAGGGTTTCTCAATTTCTGCAGAATAACAGAGCAGAAAGGGAAGCTCAAATACCTAAAGTTGCTCTTAAAAACGAAAATGTAGCCAATTGCACGCTGCTTCTGAACCGGGAAATGCTGCTGGAGAAAATGAAAAAGAATTCAGTGGTTGCGGAAATTGGAGTAGATGAGGGGCATTTTAGTCGTCTCATCCGGAATGTAGTTCAACCCAAAAAATTTCATTTGGTAGATATATGGGGTACCGATCGTTTTCATGAAGGTAAATACCAGGATGTGAAAGCCTGTTTCCAGGATGAAATTGACGAAGGAAAAGTGCAAATACACCGAAAACTTTCAACGGAGGCGGCAGTTGACTTTGAAGATGGATATTTCGACTGGATATATATTGATACCGATCACTCATATGAAACTACCCGGGACGAACTTAACAAGTACGCTCCAAAAGTTAAAAAGGGCGGGATTATTGCTGGTCACGACTATGTTACAGGGAATTGGATTACTACCTACCGATACGGTGTGATTGAAGCCGTACACGAATTCTGTGTGAAAAACCATTGGGAACTACTGTATATAACGGTTGAGCCAACAGAAAATCAGAGTTTTGCTATTCGAAAAATTCAGGATTCTTAG
- a CDS encoding flagellin has protein sequence MASFGDLNRVNTNVQSLDSQLSLNRVNRDLADSRMRMSTGLKINKAEDNAAGYSIATKLKSRTAGLEQALQNVGDAKSVLDIAESSFDTIMDSLVEMKGLATQAANDTLGDTERGYIGDQIKALGDDINEIANQTVFQDFDLLNGDAAGDMSGSLDLTFQVGERASDTISTSIDAVNVGELFAASGDASLGATTTAGGGAAAGAAISATAATTSGQGALTFAATATSSDFRSFLSSVDSAIDEMSNRVNDIGITQSSLSVREETLSESISANESAKSRIMDTDFAKEQSKSVKLQILQQTATSSLAQANMGPQSVLGFLG, from the coding sequence ATGGCAAGTTTTGGAGATTTAAACAGAGTAAATACTAACGTTCAATCGTTAGACTCACAGTTATCACTGAACCGAGTAAACCGTGACCTTGCTGACAGCCGTATGCGTATGTCAACCGGTCTTAAAATCAACAAAGCAGAAGACAACGCTGCCGGGTACTCGATTGCAACCAAATTGAAAAGTAGAACAGCCGGACTGGAGCAAGCCCTTCAGAACGTAGGCGATGCCAAGTCTGTACTCGATATTGCGGAGTCCAGCTTCGACACCATCATGGACAGCCTCGTTGAGATGAAAGGTCTGGCTACCCAGGCTGCCAACGATACATTAGGCGACACCGAGCGTGGCTACATCGGCGACCAGATCAAAGCCCTGGGCGACGACATTAACGAAATCGCTAACCAGACCGTATTCCAGGACTTCGATCTGCTGAACGGTGACGCTGCTGGCGACATGTCCGGATCACTTGACCTTACCTTCCAGGTAGGTGAGCGTGCTTCTGACACCATCAGCACTTCCATCGACGCTGTAAACGTTGGTGAGCTGTTTGCTGCTTCCGGAGATGCTTCTCTGGGTGCTACAACAACCGCCGGTGGTGGTGCTGCTGCAGGTGCTGCGATTTCAGCTACTGCGGCTACAACCAGTGGACAAGGTGCATTGACTTTCGCTGCTACAGCAACTTCTTCTGACTTCCGTAGCTTCCTGAGCTCTGTTGACAGTGCAATTGATGAAATGTCGAACCGAGTGAACGACATTGGTATTACTCAGTCTTCTCTATCTGTACGTGAAGAGACCTTGTCTGAGTCGATCAGCGCAAACGAATCTGCCAAGTCTCGTATCATGGATACCGACTTTGCGAAAGAACAAAGTAAATCTGTTAAGCTTCAGATTCTGCAGCAGACTGCAACATCATCTCTGGCGCAAGCTAACATGGGACCACAGTCTGTACTTGGATTCCTCGGATAA